Proteins from one Microtus pennsylvanicus isolate mMicPen1 chromosome 7, mMicPen1.hap1, whole genome shotgun sequence genomic window:
- the Bag6 gene encoding large proline-rich protein BAG6 isoform X9, with protein sequence MCVCMCLAACGLSRVAATPTEGGGGRRGWSACRSGLPELSAMEPSDSTSTAMEEPDSLEVLVKTLDSQTRTFIVGAQMNVKEFKEHIAASVSIPSEKQRLIYQGRVLQDDKKLQDYNVGGKVIHLVERAPPQTQLPSGASSGTGSAAAAHGGAPLPGTRGPGASVHDRNANSYVMVGTFNLPSEPRVRLVMAQHMIRDIQTLLSRMECRGGPQAQASQPPPQTPTVASETALSSQPSEPVESEAPPREPMESEDMEERTPAQTPELTPSGPAPAGPTPAPETNTPNHPSPAEHVEVLQELQRLQRRLQPFLQRYCEVLGAAATTDYNNNHEGREEDQRLINLVGESLRLLGNTFVALSDLRCNLACAPPRHLHVVRPMSHYTTPMVLQQAAIPIQINVGTTVTMTGNGTRPPPAPSSEAASPGSGQASSLPPSSTTVDSSTEGAPPPGTAPPSAASHPRVIRISHQSVEPVVMMHMNIQDSGSQPGGVPSAPTGPLGPPGHGQTLGQQVPGFPTAPTRVVIARPTPPQARPSHPGGPPVSGTLGTGLGTNTSLAQMVSGLVGQLLMQPVLVAQGTPGMAAAAAPAPAPAPAPAPAPAPATASASAGTTNTATTAGPAPGGPAQPPPPQPSAADLQFSQLLGNLLGPAGPGAGGPGLASPTITVAMPGVPAFLQGMTDFLQASQTAPPPPPPPPPPPPAPEQQTTPPPGSPSGGAGSPGGLGPESLPPEFFTSVVQGVLSSLLGSLGARAGSSESIAAFIQRLSGSSNIFEPGADGALGFFGALLSLLCQNFSMVDVVMLLHGHFQPLQRLQPQLRAFFHQHYLGGQEPTPGNIRMATHTLITGLEEYVRESFSLVQVQPGVDIIRTNLEFLQEQFNSIAAHVLRCTDSGFGARLLELCNQGLFECLALNLHCLGGQQMELAAVINGRIRRMSRGVNPSLVSWLTTMMGLRLQVVLEHMPVGPDAILRYVRRVGDPPQVLPEEPMEVQGAERTSPEPQRENASPAPGTTAEEAMSRAPPPAPEGGSRDEQDGASADAEPWAAAVPPEWVPIIQQDIQSQRKVKPQPPLSDAYLSGMPAKRRKTMQGEGPQLLLSEAVSRAAKAAGARPLTSPESLSRDLEAPEVQESYRQQLRSDIQKRLQEDPNYSPQRFPNAHRAFADDP encoded by the exons atgtgtgtttgtatgtgtttggcCGCGTGTGGGTTAAGTCGTGTCGCTGCAACACCGACGGAAGGCGGAGGCGGAAGGAGGGGGTGGTCAGCGTGCCGGTCCGGGCTCCC AGAGCTGTCGGCCATGGAGCCGAGTGATAGTACCAGTACCGCTATGGAGGAGCCCGACAGCCTGGAGGTACTGGTGAAGACCCTGGACTCTCAGACTCGGACTTTTATTGTGGGGGCCCAG ATGAATGTAAAGGAATTTAAGGAGCACATTGCTGCCTCCGTCAGCATCCCTTCTGAGAAACAGCGGCTCATCTACCAGGGCCGGGTTCTGCAGGACGATAAGAAGCTCCAAGATTACA ATGTTGGGGGGAAGGTTATCCACCTGGTGGAACGGGCTCCTCCTCAGACTCAGCTCCCGTCTGGAGCGTCTTCTGGGACAGGGTCTGCCGCAGCTGCTCATGGTGGGGCACCCCTGCCTGGCACTCGGGGGCCTGGGGCCTCTGTTCATGACCGGAATGCCAACAGCTATGTCATGGTTGGAACCTTCAATCTTCCT AGTGAGCCCCGGGTACGGCTGGTGATGGCTCAACACATGATCAGGGATATCCAGACCCTCCTGTCCCGGATGGAG TGTCGAGGGGGACCCCAAGCACAGGCCAGTCAGCCACCCCCGCAGACGCCAACTGTGGCCTCGGAGACAGCCTTGAGCTCACAACCGTCAGAACCAGTCGAGAGTGAAGCACCTCCTCGAGAGCCCATGGAGTCAGAAGACATGGAGGAACGCACCCCAGCCCAGACTCCAGAGCTTACCCCTTCTGGCCCAGCTCCAGCGGGTCCAACACCTGCTCCAGAGACAAATACGCCCAA CCACCCTTCCCCTGCCGAGCATGTGGAGGTGCTCCAGGAGCTGCAGCGCTTGCAGCGCCGTCTTCAGCCCTTCCTGCAGCGCTACTGTGAGGTCCTCGGTGCTGCGGCCACCACAGACTACAACAACAAC CATGAGGGCCGTGAGGAGGACCAGAGGCTGATAAACTTGGTGGGGGAGAGCCTCCGGCTGCTGGGCAACACTTTTGTGGCACTGTCTGACCTGCGCTGCAATCTGGCTTGTGCACCCCCACGGCATCTGCACGTAGTGAGGCCCATGTCTCACTACACGACTCCCATGGTGCTCCAGCAGGCAGCCATTCCCATTCAG ATCAATGTGGGAACTACTGTGACCATGACAGGCAACGGGACTAGGCCTCCACCAGCTCCCAGTTCAGAGGCAGCTTCCCCGGGCTCTGGCCAGGCCTCATCCCTGCCTCCATCTTCTACCACTGTTGATTCATCAACTGAAGGAGCCCCCCCACCGGGGACAGCTCCACCCTCAGCTGCCAGCCACCCACGGGTCATCCGGATTTCCCACCAGAGTGTGGAGCCTGTCGTCATGATGCACATGAACATTCAAG ATTCTGGATCACAGCCCGGTGGTGTCCCGAGTGCTCCCACTGGTCCCCTGGGACCTCCTGGTCACGGACAGACCCTGG GACAGCAAGTGCCTGGCTTCCCAACAGCACCAACTCGGGTGGTGATTGCTCGGCCCACTCCTCCACAGGCTCGGCCTTCCCATCCTGGGGGTCCTCCGGTCTCTGGGACTCTG GGCACTGGGCTGGGTACAAACACTTCATTAGCCCAGATGGTGAGCGGCCTTGTGGGGCAACTTCTTATGCAGCCTGTCCTTGTGG CTCAGGGGACTCCAGGAatggctgcagctgcagctcctgccccagctcctgccccCGCCCCTGCACCTGCACCAGCTCCAGCCACTGCGTCAGCTAGTGCTGGTACCACCAACACAGCTACAACTGCTGGCCCTGCTCCTGGGGGTCCTGCCCAGCCTCCACCTCCGCAGCCCTCTGCAGCCGACCTTCAGTTCTCTCAGCTCCTGGGGAACCTGCTGGGGCCTGCAGGGCCCGGGGCTGGCGGGCCTGGCCTGGCCTCTCCCACCATCACTGTTGCAATGCCCGGTGTGCCCGCTTTTCTCCAGGGCATGACTGACTTCTTGCAG GCATCACagactgcccctcccccccctccccctcctccacccccaccccctgccccagaGCAGCAGACCACACCCCCACCAGGGTCCCCTTCTGGTGGAGCAGGGAGTCCTGGAGGCTTGGGTCCTGAGAGCCTGCCACCGGAGTTTTTCACCTCGGTGGTGCAGGGCGTGCTGAGCTCCCTCCTGGGCTCCTTGGGGGCTCGGGCTGGCAGCAGTGAGAGCATTGCTGCCTTCATCCAACGCCTCAGTGGATCCAGCAACATCTTTGAGCCTGGGGCTGATGGGGCTCTTG GATTCTTTGGagctctgctctctcttctgtgCCAGAATTTCTCAATGGTGGATGTGGTGATGCTTCTGCATGGGCATTTCCAGCCACTGCAGCGGCTCCAGCCTCAGCTGCGAGCTTTCTTCCACCAGCACTATCTGGGTGGTCAGGAGCCCACGCCTGGCAACATCCGG ATGGCAACCCACACACTGATCACTGGCCTGGAGGAATATGTGAGGGAGAGTTTT TCTTTGGTGCAGGTTCAACCAGGTGTGGACATCATCAGGACAAATTTAGAGTTTCTGCAGGAGCAGTTTAACAGCATTGCTGCTCACGTGCTGCGCTGCACAG ACAGTGGATTCGGAGCCCGGTTGCTGGAACTGTGTAACCAGGGCCTGTTTGAGTGCTTGGCCCTGAACCTGCACTGCTTGGGGGGACAGCAGATGGAGCTTGCTGCCGTCATCAATGGCCGAATT CGTCGCATGTCTCGTGGAGTGAACCCGTCCTTGGTGAGCTGGCTGACGACCATGATGGGACTGAGGCTTCAGGTGGTCCTGGAGCACATGCCTGTGGGCCCTGATGCCATCCTCAGATACGTGCGCAGGGTCGGAGACCCCCCTCAG GTCCTTCCTGAAGAGCCAATGGAAGTTCAGGGAGCAGAAAGAACTTCCCCTGAACCTCAG CGGGAGAAtgcttctccagcccctggaacaaCAGCAGAAGAAGCCATGTCCCGAGCCCCGCCCCCTGCTCCCGAGGGGGGTTCCCGAGATGAGCAGGACGGAGCTTCAGCTGATGCAGAGCCTTGGGCAGCTGCAGTTCCCCCA gaaTGGGTCCCTATTATCCAGCAGGACATTCAGAGCCAGCGGAAGGTGAAACCTCAGCCGCCCCTGAGTGATGCCTACCTCAGTGGTATGCCTGCCAAGAGACGCAAG ACAATGCAGGGTGAGGGCCCCCAGCTGCtactctcagaggcagtgagccGGGCAGCTAAGGCAGCCGGAGCTCGGCCCCTGACAAGCCCCGAGAGCCTGAGCCGGGACCTGGAGGCACCAGAGGTTCAGGAGAGCTACAGGCAGCAG cTCCGGTCTGATATCCAGAAACGACTGCAGGAAGATCCCAACTACAGCCCCCAGCGCTTCCCTAATGCCCACCGGGCATTTGCTGACGACCCCTAG
- the Bag6 gene encoding large proline-rich protein BAG6 isoform X12, whose translation MCVCMCLAACGLSRVAATPTEGGGGRRGWSACRSGLPELSAMEPSDSTSTAMEEPDSLEVLVKTLDSQTRTFIVGAQMNVKEFKEHIAASVSIPSEKQRLIYQGRVLQDDKKLQDYNVGGKVIHLVERAPPQTQLPSGASSGTGSAAAAHGGAPLPGTRGPGASVHDRNANSYVMVGTFNLPSEPRVRLVMAQHMIRDIQTLLSRMECRGGPQAQASQPPPQTPTVASETALSSQPSEPVESEAPPREPMESEDMEERTPAQTPELTPSGPAPAGPTPAPETNTPNHPSPAEHVEVLQELQRLQRRLQPFLQRYCEVLGAAATTDYNNNHEGREEDQRLINLVGESLRLLGNTFVALSDLRCNLACAPPRHLHVVRPMSHYTTPMVLQQAAIPIQINVGTTVTMTGNGTRPPPAPSSEAASPGSGQASSLPPSSTTVDSSTEGAPPPGTAPPSAASHPRVIRISHQSVEPVVMMHMNIQDSGSQPGGVPSAPTGPLGPPGHGQTLGSTLIQLPSLPPEFMHAVAHQITHQAMVAAVASAAAGQQVPGFPTAPTRVVIARPTPPQARPSHPGGPPVSGTLGTGLGTNTSLAQMVSGLVGQLLMQPVLVAQGTPGMAAAAAPAPAPAPAPAPAPAPATASASAGTTNTATTAGPAPGGPAQPPPPQPSAADLQFSQLLGNLLGPAGPGAGGPGLASPTITVAMPGVPAFLQGMTDFLQASQTAPPPPPPPPPPPPAPEQQTTPPPGSPSGGAGSPGGLGPESLPPEFFTSVVQGVLSSLLGSLGARAGSSESIAAFIQRLSGSSNIFEPGADGALGFFGALLSLLCQNFSMVDVVMLLHGHFQPLQRLQPQLRAFFHQHYLGGQEPTPGNIRMATHTLITGLEEYVRESFSLVQVQPGVDIIRTNLEFLQEQFNSIAAHVLRCTDSGFGARLLELCNQGLFECLALNLHCLGGQQMELAAVINGRIRRMSRGVNPSLVSWLTTMMGLRLQVVLEHMPVGPDAILRYVRRVGDPPQVLPEEPMEVQGAERTSPEPQRENASPAPGTTAEEAMSRAPPPAPEGGSRDEQDGASADAEPWAAAVPPEWVPIIQQDIQSQRKVKPQPPLSDAYLSGMPAKRRKLRSDIQKRLQEDPNYSPQRFPNAHRAFADDP comes from the exons atgtgtgtttgtatgtgtttggcCGCGTGTGGGTTAAGTCGTGTCGCTGCAACACCGACGGAAGGCGGAGGCGGAAGGAGGGGGTGGTCAGCGTGCCGGTCCGGGCTCCC AGAGCTGTCGGCCATGGAGCCGAGTGATAGTACCAGTACCGCTATGGAGGAGCCCGACAGCCTGGAGGTACTGGTGAAGACCCTGGACTCTCAGACTCGGACTTTTATTGTGGGGGCCCAG ATGAATGTAAAGGAATTTAAGGAGCACATTGCTGCCTCCGTCAGCATCCCTTCTGAGAAACAGCGGCTCATCTACCAGGGCCGGGTTCTGCAGGACGATAAGAAGCTCCAAGATTACA ATGTTGGGGGGAAGGTTATCCACCTGGTGGAACGGGCTCCTCCTCAGACTCAGCTCCCGTCTGGAGCGTCTTCTGGGACAGGGTCTGCCGCAGCTGCTCATGGTGGGGCACCCCTGCCTGGCACTCGGGGGCCTGGGGCCTCTGTTCATGACCGGAATGCCAACAGCTATGTCATGGTTGGAACCTTCAATCTTCCT AGTGAGCCCCGGGTACGGCTGGTGATGGCTCAACACATGATCAGGGATATCCAGACCCTCCTGTCCCGGATGGAG TGTCGAGGGGGACCCCAAGCACAGGCCAGTCAGCCACCCCCGCAGACGCCAACTGTGGCCTCGGAGACAGCCTTGAGCTCACAACCGTCAGAACCAGTCGAGAGTGAAGCACCTCCTCGAGAGCCCATGGAGTCAGAAGACATGGAGGAACGCACCCCAGCCCAGACTCCAGAGCTTACCCCTTCTGGCCCAGCTCCAGCGGGTCCAACACCTGCTCCAGAGACAAATACGCCCAA CCACCCTTCCCCTGCCGAGCATGTGGAGGTGCTCCAGGAGCTGCAGCGCTTGCAGCGCCGTCTTCAGCCCTTCCTGCAGCGCTACTGTGAGGTCCTCGGTGCTGCGGCCACCACAGACTACAACAACAAC CATGAGGGCCGTGAGGAGGACCAGAGGCTGATAAACTTGGTGGGGGAGAGCCTCCGGCTGCTGGGCAACACTTTTGTGGCACTGTCTGACCTGCGCTGCAATCTGGCTTGTGCACCCCCACGGCATCTGCACGTAGTGAGGCCCATGTCTCACTACACGACTCCCATGGTGCTCCAGCAGGCAGCCATTCCCATTCAG ATCAATGTGGGAACTACTGTGACCATGACAGGCAACGGGACTAGGCCTCCACCAGCTCCCAGTTCAGAGGCAGCTTCCCCGGGCTCTGGCCAGGCCTCATCCCTGCCTCCATCTTCTACCACTGTTGATTCATCAACTGAAGGAGCCCCCCCACCGGGGACAGCTCCACCCTCAGCTGCCAGCCACCCACGGGTCATCCGGATTTCCCACCAGAGTGTGGAGCCTGTCGTCATGATGCACATGAACATTCAAG ATTCTGGATCACAGCCCGGTGGTGTCCCGAGTGCTCCCACTGGTCCCCTGGGACCTCCTGGTCACGGACAGACCCTGG GCTCCACCCTCATCCAgctgccctccctgccccctGAGTTCATGCACGCCGTCGCCCACCAGATCACTCATCAGGCCATGGTGGCAGCTGTTGCCTCCGCGGCCGCAG GACAGCAAGTGCCTGGCTTCCCAACAGCACCAACTCGGGTGGTGATTGCTCGGCCCACTCCTCCACAGGCTCGGCCTTCCCATCCTGGGGGTCCTCCGGTCTCTGGGACTCTG GGCACTGGGCTGGGTACAAACACTTCATTAGCCCAGATGGTGAGCGGCCTTGTGGGGCAACTTCTTATGCAGCCTGTCCTTGTGG CTCAGGGGACTCCAGGAatggctgcagctgcagctcctgccccagctcctgccccCGCCCCTGCACCTGCACCAGCTCCAGCCACTGCGTCAGCTAGTGCTGGTACCACCAACACAGCTACAACTGCTGGCCCTGCTCCTGGGGGTCCTGCCCAGCCTCCACCTCCGCAGCCCTCTGCAGCCGACCTTCAGTTCTCTCAGCTCCTGGGGAACCTGCTGGGGCCTGCAGGGCCCGGGGCTGGCGGGCCTGGCCTGGCCTCTCCCACCATCACTGTTGCAATGCCCGGTGTGCCCGCTTTTCTCCAGGGCATGACTGACTTCTTGCAG GCATCACagactgcccctcccccccctccccctcctccacccccaccccctgccccagaGCAGCAGACCACACCCCCACCAGGGTCCCCTTCTGGTGGAGCAGGGAGTCCTGGAGGCTTGGGTCCTGAGAGCCTGCCACCGGAGTTTTTCACCTCGGTGGTGCAGGGCGTGCTGAGCTCCCTCCTGGGCTCCTTGGGGGCTCGGGCTGGCAGCAGTGAGAGCATTGCTGCCTTCATCCAACGCCTCAGTGGATCCAGCAACATCTTTGAGCCTGGGGCTGATGGGGCTCTTG GATTCTTTGGagctctgctctctcttctgtgCCAGAATTTCTCAATGGTGGATGTGGTGATGCTTCTGCATGGGCATTTCCAGCCACTGCAGCGGCTCCAGCCTCAGCTGCGAGCTTTCTTCCACCAGCACTATCTGGGTGGTCAGGAGCCCACGCCTGGCAACATCCGG ATGGCAACCCACACACTGATCACTGGCCTGGAGGAATATGTGAGGGAGAGTTTT TCTTTGGTGCAGGTTCAACCAGGTGTGGACATCATCAGGACAAATTTAGAGTTTCTGCAGGAGCAGTTTAACAGCATTGCTGCTCACGTGCTGCGCTGCACAG ACAGTGGATTCGGAGCCCGGTTGCTGGAACTGTGTAACCAGGGCCTGTTTGAGTGCTTGGCCCTGAACCTGCACTGCTTGGGGGGACAGCAGATGGAGCTTGCTGCCGTCATCAATGGCCGAATT CGTCGCATGTCTCGTGGAGTGAACCCGTCCTTGGTGAGCTGGCTGACGACCATGATGGGACTGAGGCTTCAGGTGGTCCTGGAGCACATGCCTGTGGGCCCTGATGCCATCCTCAGATACGTGCGCAGGGTCGGAGACCCCCCTCAG GTCCTTCCTGAAGAGCCAATGGAAGTTCAGGGAGCAGAAAGAACTTCCCCTGAACCTCAG CGGGAGAAtgcttctccagcccctggaacaaCAGCAGAAGAAGCCATGTCCCGAGCCCCGCCCCCTGCTCCCGAGGGGGGTTCCCGAGATGAGCAGGACGGAGCTTCAGCTGATGCAGAGCCTTGGGCAGCTGCAGTTCCCCCA gaaTGGGTCCCTATTATCCAGCAGGACATTCAGAGCCAGCGGAAGGTGAAACCTCAGCCGCCCCTGAGTGATGCCTACCTCAGTGGTATGCCTGCCAAGAGACGCAAG cTCCGGTCTGATATCCAGAAACGACTGCAGGAAGATCCCAACTACAGCCCCCAGCGCTTCCCTAATGCCCACCGGGCATTTGCTGACGACCCCTAG
- the Bag6 gene encoding large proline-rich protein BAG6 isoform X11 → MCVCMCLAACGLSRVAATPTEGGGGRRGWSACRSGLPELSAMEPSDSTSTAMEEPDSLEVLVKTLDSQTRTFIVGAQMNVKEFKEHIAASVSIPSEKQRLIYQGRVLQDDKKLQDYNVGGKVIHLVERAPPQTQLPSGASSGTGSAAAAHGGAPLPGTRGPGASVHDRNANSYVMVGTFNLPSEPRVRLVMAQHMIRDIQTLLSRMECRGGPQAQASQPPPQTPTVASETALSSQPSEPVESEAPPREPMESEDMEERTPAQTPELTPSGPAPAGPTPAPETNTPNHPSPAEHVEVLQELQRLQRRLQPFLQRYCEVLGAAATTDYNNNHEGREEDQRLINLVGESLRLLGNTFVALSDLRCNLACAPPRHLHVVRPMSHYTTPMVLQQAAIPIQINVGTTVTMTGNGTRPPPAPSSEAASPGSGQASSLPPSSTTVDSSTEGAPPPGTAPPSAASHPRVIRISHQSVEPVVMMHMNIQDSGSQPGGVPSAPTGPLGPPGHGQTLGSTLIQLPSLPPEFMHAVAHQITHQAMVAAVASAAAGQQVPGFPTAPTRVVIARPTPPQARPSHPGGPPVSGTLGTGLGTNTSLAQMVSGLVGQLLMQPVLVAQGTPGMAAAAAPAPAPAPAPAPAPAPATASASAGTTNTATTAGPAPGGPAQPPPPQPSAADLQFSQLLGNLLGPAGPGAGGPGLASPTITVAMPGVPAFLQGMTDFLQASQTAPPPPPPPPPPPPAPEQQTTPPPGSPSGGAGSPGGLGPESLPPEFFTSVVQGVLSSLLGSLGARAGSSESIAAFIQRLSGSSNIFEPGADGALGFFGALLSLLCQNFSMVDVVMLLHGHFQPLQRLQPQLRAFFHQHYLGGQEPTPGNIRMATHTLITGLEEYVRESFSLVQVQPGVDIIRTNLEFLQEQFNSIAAHVLRCTDSGFGARLLELCNQGLFECLALNLHCLGGQQMELAAVINGRIRRMSRGVNPSLVSWLTTMMGLRLQVVLEHMPVGPDAILRYVRRVGDPPQVLPEEPMEVQGAERTSPEPQRENASPAPGTTAEEAMSRAPPPAPEGGSRDEQDGASADAEPWAAAVPPEWVPIIQQDIQSQRKVKPQPPLSDAYLSGMPAKRRKTMQGEGPQLLLSEAVSRAAKAAGARPLTSPESLSRDLEAPEVQESYRQQLRSDIQKRLQEDPNYSPQRFPNAHRAFADDP, encoded by the exons atgtgtgtttgtatgtgtttggcCGCGTGTGGGTTAAGTCGTGTCGCTGCAACACCGACGGAAGGCGGAGGCGGAAGGAGGGGGTGGTCAGCGTGCCGGTCCGGGCTCCC AGAGCTGTCGGCCATGGAGCCGAGTGATAGTACCAGTACCGCTATGGAGGAGCCCGACAGCCTGGAGGTACTGGTGAAGACCCTGGACTCTCAGACTCGGACTTTTATTGTGGGGGCCCAG ATGAATGTAAAGGAATTTAAGGAGCACATTGCTGCCTCCGTCAGCATCCCTTCTGAGAAACAGCGGCTCATCTACCAGGGCCGGGTTCTGCAGGACGATAAGAAGCTCCAAGATTACA ATGTTGGGGGGAAGGTTATCCACCTGGTGGAACGGGCTCCTCCTCAGACTCAGCTCCCGTCTGGAGCGTCTTCTGGGACAGGGTCTGCCGCAGCTGCTCATGGTGGGGCACCCCTGCCTGGCACTCGGGGGCCTGGGGCCTCTGTTCATGACCGGAATGCCAACAGCTATGTCATGGTTGGAACCTTCAATCTTCCT AGTGAGCCCCGGGTACGGCTGGTGATGGCTCAACACATGATCAGGGATATCCAGACCCTCCTGTCCCGGATGGAG TGTCGAGGGGGACCCCAAGCACAGGCCAGTCAGCCACCCCCGCAGACGCCAACTGTGGCCTCGGAGACAGCCTTGAGCTCACAACCGTCAGAACCAGTCGAGAGTGAAGCACCTCCTCGAGAGCCCATGGAGTCAGAAGACATGGAGGAACGCACCCCAGCCCAGACTCCAGAGCTTACCCCTTCTGGCCCAGCTCCAGCGGGTCCAACACCTGCTCCAGAGACAAATACGCCCAA CCACCCTTCCCCTGCCGAGCATGTGGAGGTGCTCCAGGAGCTGCAGCGCTTGCAGCGCCGTCTTCAGCCCTTCCTGCAGCGCTACTGTGAGGTCCTCGGTGCTGCGGCCACCACAGACTACAACAACAAC CATGAGGGCCGTGAGGAGGACCAGAGGCTGATAAACTTGGTGGGGGAGAGCCTCCGGCTGCTGGGCAACACTTTTGTGGCACTGTCTGACCTGCGCTGCAATCTGGCTTGTGCACCCCCACGGCATCTGCACGTAGTGAGGCCCATGTCTCACTACACGACTCCCATGGTGCTCCAGCAGGCAGCCATTCCCATTCAG ATCAATGTGGGAACTACTGTGACCATGACAGGCAACGGGACTAGGCCTCCACCAGCTCCCAGTTCAGAGGCAGCTTCCCCGGGCTCTGGCCAGGCCTCATCCCTGCCTCCATCTTCTACCACTGTTGATTCATCAACTGAAGGAGCCCCCCCACCGGGGACAGCTCCACCCTCAGCTGCCAGCCACCCACGGGTCATCCGGATTTCCCACCAGAGTGTGGAGCCTGTCGTCATGATGCACATGAACATTCAAG ATTCTGGATCACAGCCCGGTGGTGTCCCGAGTGCTCCCACTGGTCCCCTGGGACCTCCTGGTCACGGACAGACCCTGG GCTCCACCCTCATCCAgctgccctccctgccccctGAGTTCATGCACGCCGTCGCCCACCAGATCACTCATCAGGCCATGGTGGCAGCTGTTGCCTCCGCGGCCGCAG GACAGCAAGTGCCTGGCTTCCCAACAGCACCAACTCGGGTGGTGATTGCTCGGCCCACTCCTCCACAGGCTCGGCCTTCCCATCCTGGGGGTCCTCCGGTCTCTGGGACTCTG GGCACTGGGCTGGGTACAAACACTTCATTAGCCCAGATGGTGAGCGGCCTTGTGGGGCAACTTCTTATGCAGCCTGTCCTTGTGG CTCAGGGGACTCCAGGAatggctgcagctgcagctcctgccccagctcctgccccCGCCCCTGCACCTGCACCAGCTCCAGCCACTGCGTCAGCTAGTGCTGGTACCACCAACACAGCTACAACTGCTGGCCCTGCTCCTGGGGGTCCTGCCCAGCCTCCACCTCCGCAGCCCTCTGCAGCCGACCTTCAGTTCTCTCAGCTCCTGGGGAACCTGCTGGGGCCTGCAGGGCCCGGGGCTGGCGGGCCTGGCCTGGCCTCTCCCACCATCACTGTTGCAATGCCCGGTGTGCCCGCTTTTCTCCAGGGCATGACTGACTTCTTGCAG GCATCACagactgcccctcccccccctccccctcctccacccccaccccctgccccagaGCAGCAGACCACACCCCCACCAGGGTCCCCTTCTGGTGGAGCAGGGAGTCCTGGAGGCTTGGGTCCTGAGAGCCTGCCACCGGAGTTTTTCACCTCGGTGGTGCAGGGCGTGCTGAGCTCCCTCCTGGGCTCCTTGGGGGCTCGGGCTGGCAGCAGTGAGAGCATTGCTGCCTTCATCCAACGCCTCAGTGGATCCAGCAACATCTTTGAGCCTGGGGCTGATGGGGCTCTTG GATTCTTTGGagctctgctctctcttctgtgCCAGAATTTCTCAATGGTGGATGTGGTGATGCTTCTGCATGGGCATTTCCAGCCACTGCAGCGGCTCCAGCCTCAGCTGCGAGCTTTCTTCCACCAGCACTATCTGGGTGGTCAGGAGCCCACGCCTGGCAACATCCGG ATGGCAACCCACACACTGATCACTGGCCTGGAGGAATATGTGAGGGAGAGTTTT TCTTTGGTGCAGGTTCAACCAGGTGTGGACATCATCAGGACAAATTTAGAGTTTCTGCAGGAGCAGTTTAACAGCATTGCTGCTCACGTGCTGCGCTGCACAG ACAGTGGATTCGGAGCCCGGTTGCTGGAACTGTGTAACCAGGGCCTGTTTGAGTGCTTGGCCCTGAACCTGCACTGCTTGGGGGGACAGCAGATGGAGCTTGCTGCCGTCATCAATGGCCGAATT CGTCGCATGTCTCGTGGAGTGAACCCGTCCTTGGTGAGCTGGCTGACGACCATGATGGGACTGAGGCTTCAGGTGGTCCTGGAGCACATGCCTGTGGGCCCTGATGCCATCCTCAGATACGTGCGCAGGGTCGGAGACCCCCCTCAG GTCCTTCCTGAAGAGCCAATGGAAGTTCAGGGAGCAGAAAGAACTTCCCCTGAACCTCAG CGGGAGAAtgcttctccagcccctggaacaaCAGCAGAAGAAGCCATGTCCCGAGCCCCGCCCCCTGCTCCCGAGGGGGGTTCCCGAGATGAGCAGGACGGAGCTTCAGCTGATGCAGAGCCTTGGGCAGCTGCAGTTCCCCCA gaaTGGGTCCCTATTATCCAGCAGGACATTCAGAGCCAGCGGAAGGTGAAACCTCAGCCGCCCCTGAGTGATGCCTACCTCAGTGGTATGCCTGCCAAGAGACGCAAG ACAATGCAGGGTGAGGGCCCCCAGCTGCtactctcagaggcagtgagccGGGCAGCTAAGGCAGCCGGAGCTCGGCCCCTGACAAGCCCCGAGAGCCTGAGCCGGGACCTGGAGGCACCAGAGGTTCAGGAGAGCTACAGGCAGCAG cTCCGGTCTGATATCCAGAAACGACTGCAGGAAGATCCCAACTACAGCCCCCAGCGCTTCCCTAATGCCCACCGGGCATTTGCTGACGACCCCTAG